Genomic segment of Pirellulales bacterium:
GCGAAAGAGGCGCTGCGGGCGGTCCTCGAGGAACACCACAAAAAACGGATCCCCGAACATTTCAAGCCCTACGCCCACGCCAAATACGGCTATCGGAACCGGACGACCAAATACCGCAGCCTGAAGGCGCGGCTGGGCCTGGGCGACGTCGACCTGGTCCTGACGGGCGCGACCGAAGCCGAAATGACCAGGAACGCCGAGATCACGATGAGCGGCGCCGCCGAGGGGGCGCAGAAGAGCCTCGGCGGGACGATGACCCTTAAGTTTCCTTTCGGCTCGAAGATGCAGGCGAGCTATGCGAAGAAGTCGCGCAGCTACACCGGCGGCGGCCCAAAGCGCTACGGCGAACAGCCGAAGCGCGGCGGCGTCAACTTGGAGGAGATGAGGCGCGAGATTCAGTTCATTCGCGATGACGAGGCGAAGCAGATGGCCAAACAGTTTTTGGCGGAGTATATGAAGCGCTACAACGCGCTCGACGCCGCGATTAAGGAAATCGAGTACGCACGCGGCGAGGAGCGCCGCGCGGCGGCGGGCTGGTAGTCGCGCGTTCGCGTTTTCAGTCCGCGTTTTTCAAAAGGAGGTTGCAGCCGATGCCTTCCCGCCAAGCCCCCACGATCCGCGTCTACTTCGACGGCACCGAGCAAAAGTCCGTCCGGGCCATGAAGGTCCAGCGGTCCGCCGGCGGACATCGTTTGGATCACTGCGTCGTGCGGCAGGACCTGGCCAAGATGAATCCGCCGCATCGGATCATGGATTTCGGCGTCGAGCAGGCTGCGAAGGTCAAGTGCAAGATCACCGGCCAGCTTCCCGACGGCGGTGATGAGTTCGTCTACTTCGACGGGATCCTCACCCAGACCCGCGTCGTGATCGACGGCGGGGACGAGGTGCTCGAGTATGTCGGGCAATTGGCCGAGTATCTGTTCGGAGTGCCGATCATCGGCCAATACGTCGGCACTCCGGAGGGAGACTACACGCCGATCGACGCCCCCCTGGTATTCAACCCCGAGATCGACGGCAGCACATTCGGCAACAAAGACACGGCCGTCACGATCGAGGACTTTCCCCCGCTCAGCCCGCCGGCGTTTTTGGATCCGGAGGCGCTACGCTCGAACGCCTCGCGGCAGGTCTACGGCGTCGATCCGCTGCCGTCGGGCAAAGCGGCCGATCCGGCGCAGCTCTGGAAGCTCTCCGAGGCCGTCGAATACCTCATGTTCGCCGGCAACACCGAGAACGATCAGACGATCGAGAACGCCGGCGACACGGCCATGGTGGTCGATGACGAGAAGGATCTGGTGCGCGATATTCGCCTGCCGCAGGGACTCTATTTGCCGGCGGCCCTCGACCATCTGCTCGAGCCGCTGGGATACAATTGGTTCGTCGCGGCCGATCTCGACGGCAAGGGGCGGACGATCCAGGTTTTCAAGCGCGGCACGGGGACCGACCAGGTCGCCGTCTCGCTCCAGCGCCCCGGCGACTCGCTCTCCACGGACGTCACCGACCAAGGTTCCGACGCGGCCCGGCTCGATGTGAACTACGATCTGGGCTCGCTCTATAACCAGATCGTCGGCCTGGGCGATTACGTCGAGATCGAGAGCACGTTCACGCTTTCCCCGGCTTGGAACGATTCGGAGGATTCGACGATCCTCCAGATTCATCTCCTCAATCGGAAAAACAAGGGTTTCGACCAGAGCCCTTTCCGCGACGTGGGTAGGCGCTATGTGCTGAACGAGGCCGGCGACTACAACCAACGACGCAGTGGCCTCGATACGTTCGACTTCGTGTCGTTTCTCTCCGACCCGGTGCTCGACGACAACCCGGACGCGGCATTGCCCAAACGCCGGAAGTTTCACCCCGCGCTCACGCTCGGCGCCGATCTGCGGCCGATCGGCAATCCTCAGGGGTGCACGATCGAGTATTACGAGCCGATTCTGGGCGGCCAATCCGGCTGGAAACTGATCAGCGGCGGAGTGTCGATTCTTCCGACCGAATGCGGGATCTATCTCAATAGCGACGAACTCCCGGAATGGGTTTACCGAATTTACGCAACGACGAAAGCTCCGCCGCAGGTTCGAATTACTGCAACGGTCCGTTTCGATCTGCGGTTGCGCGGCAAGGCAGAAAAACAGGACACGTCCCCAAATGGCCTCACGCACGAGCTGGTGCTCGATTGGGCTCATCTATTTCGGTATCGGCAGGTCGATTCGACCAGCCAATACTCCGGCGACATCCAGTCCGGGAATCTCTCGGCCCTGCAAGACGACGACACCGAAGCGATCCAATCCTACTGCGAGCAGATCCGCGACGCTTGGGACATGTTGGCGATCAACGGCGCGATCACGATCGAAGGAGTCGACGACTTCCGCGCCGACCCGCCCTACGAGATCGGGCAGAGCGTCACGGCTGTCCATGGCCGCAATATCAGCTTGAACGCCCGCGCTTCGGGCGACGGCCGCGGCGAGGCCTTCCCGCAGATCGTCGGGATCACCTACGACTTCCAGCGCCAGACCACCACGCTCCAGCTCGAGCGCTATCGCGAGAAAGTCCGGTTCTTGAAAGAAGCCCACGGCGAGATCACGGAGATCGGACCGCAAGCGCGATGAAACATGGAAACGGGAACGGCCAGAGAAGCGGGGGACGTTAAACGCCAGAACGTCGCGGAAGCGCTCGCGCTCCTTCTCAAGAAATTAGACGATACCGAGCCTGAGATCGACAACTTGCGCCGCGAATTGCGCGAGAAAACGAAGGGGCTTGCGAAACATGGAGACGGGCTGGATTGATCGAACGTGGATTGAAGGCGGCCGAATCCGCGTTGCGGAGAGTGACGAAGTGGTGCATTTCAAGTGGCCCGATTGCACCATCAACCCGAAAGACTGCGGCCACGGGACGCAGGTTATGTTTCACGTCATCATTGAACGCGGCAAGCGCGGCGCCATCGGAGTGGTGCTCCGGCCGCCGAAAAATGCGGGATGAAAACTATTTGACTTTCAAGCGGTCGGCGCCCAGAATGCGGGCCGTCGGCCGCGGTGCCTGATAACACCAAATCCGATCGCCAGCATCGGCACAAACGAAGGCTTCTTGATGCCATACCAAATGTTCCCAGACCGCCCGTAGCGGGCTTGTCGCAAGGCGAGCCGGCGTCCCCCTTCGGACGCTTATTAGCGCTACGGGCGGCCTGGGGGCGTTTGGCCGCGCCCGATCGGCGCGGCGGAGGGTTCCAGTATGAGAGCCTGGCTTTTCCAACCCTACGCGCGAAAGCTCAAGCTCGGCGCGGAGGATTGCCCCTGGTCGGTCGGCTGGTATGACCCCGAGGGCCGCAAGAAATCAAAATCGGTCGGCTCGAAAAGCGCTGCAGAGAAGCATCGGCAGAGGATCCAAGGGCAGCTCGCCGCGGGAACTTATGAAGACGTTTCCCGCAAGCGCTGGGATGAATTCGAAGCCGAGTTTGAATCGAAGGTCATGGCCGGGATGGAAGATGGCACGCGCGAAGCGACTCGGCATGCGCTCAACCATTTCATCAGAATCACCAGGCCGATGAAGATGCAGGCGATCACCAGCAAGACGATCGCCGACTACATCGCGGCCAGGCGGCTCGAGCCGAAGCATCGGCCACGGCCTGCGAAACGCAACTCTGAGCGACCTCGGCCGGCGACCGGTACTGTCGCGAGAGTTTCGCCGGCGACAATCAACAAAGAGCTGCGCACGATCCGCGCCACGCTGAACAAGGCCGCCCGCTGGGGATACCTCGCGAAGACTCCGGAGATCGAGTTTCTCCGGGAACCGGGAAAGCTCCCCATTTACATCCCGCCCGAGCACTTCGCGAAGTTGTACCGTTCCTGCGATTCGGCACGCTGGCCGGCGCAACAGCCCTATGCCGCCGCGGATTGGTGGCGAGGGCTGTTGATGATGGCCTATATGACCGGCTGGCGGATCGGCTCGCTTTTGGCGGTCCGTTGGGACGATGTTGATCTGAAGGCCGCGACCGCGGTTAGTCGGCACGATGACAACAAAGGGAAGCGCGATCAAAAAACTCCCCTCTATCCGATCGTGGTGGAGCATCTCGCGAAGCTGGTCGGTTTCGATTCCAAGGTCTTCCCTTGGCCCTATTCGCGCCGATCGATCTGGACCGAATTCGAAAAAATCGGGCTGGCCGCCGGTGTCCGACCGGAGGACCGGAAGAAGCCCCATTACACGTTCCACGATCTCCGGCGGTCGTTCGCCACGATGAACGCGGCGGCGCTCACTCCCGAGGCGCTCACGTGCCTGATGGGGCATACCGATCATCAGACCACGCAGAGGTATATTAACCTCGCGGAGCAATTGAGACCGCGCCAATTCAAGCTCTTCGTCCCGCCGACAACCGTGGTGGCCGACGCCGGCTGAGCCGTGCTGTTCGTCTTCAAGGTGTCGGTCTGACTACGTCCGCCCGGTGGAGTTTTTTTGGAGTTTCAGTCCAGTTCCGGCCGCCGATCGGACTCGGGCCGAGCCGACTTTCGGCCGGGAAAATCCGGGAAATGCGAGAGGAGGGATTTGAACCCACACACCTTTCGGTACTGGATCCTAAGTCCAGCGCGTCTGCCAATTCCGCCACTCTCGCAAAGAGTTACGCTGTAATCATTTGAGCATCGTTTGCTCGGGTGTCAATTGGATTGCCCGGCGTCCGGCTTAAGTCGTTCGCGGCTCGTTATTGTCGCGCTGCCTTCTCCATGCGGACATTGAAGCCAAGTCGCGATGTCGCATGGAAAGTCTCAATTGGCCTGACCTTACGATGAGCCGTGTCGTCGCGAATAATAGACCACGCTTGACCGAGCGGCTTCCGCAGCTAAGCTGAAATCTGAGGTTTGCGGCCCGATCGGAGATTCAACGGGGCTGGGCCGCGAGCGGGCAGAAAAAGCGTTGCAAGCGTTTCCACAGGGTGCGATGAGTCGATTTCGCTTTGAGGTTGCGACGGCGGAGGATGACGCCGAATTGCGGCGGGTGCTTGCCGCCACGCCGATGCCGGGACATGTTTCCGTCAGCTATCGTCGCGAACCGAGCTATTTCGCCGCGGCCGCGGTCAGCGGCGGGTTTCATCAGGTGCTTGTCGTCCGCGACGCCGAGGCTGGCCGAATTGCCGCCTTCATCTCGCGCTCGGTTCGCTCGATGCGGGTCAATGGCCAGCCCGAGCCGATCGGGTATCTGAGCGCTTTGCGGGCGTTGCCGCAGTACCGTAGCGGCGGCCTTTTGGCGCGAGGCACTGCTTATCTTCGGCATCTGCATTCGGATGGTCGGGCGAAGCTCTACCTGGCGACCATTGCCGAAGGGAACGACAAGGCAATTAGCGTGTTGACTTCGGGGCGTTCCGTGCTGCCGGCGTTTCATCCGGCCGGACAGTACTTCGGACTTGCGGTCCCGATCTCAAGACGCCGGCGCCGCGTCAGTTTTTCCGCCGGTGAGACAACGCTGGCCGAAGCTCGGCCGGAAGACCTGCCGGAGCTTCTCGACTTTCTGCGAATATGGGGACCGCGACGGCAGTTCTTTCCTGAATACGGCCCGCACGATTTTTTTCACGACGAAGCGACGTTCAAGGATCTGCAACCGAGCGATGTGCTCTTGGCGCGCCGCAACGGTCGGCTGGTCGGCACAATCGGCGGCTGGGACCAACATGGATTCAAGCAATCGATCGTGGAAGGTTACGGCGCCGCCCTGCAATGGGTTTCGCCGGTTTATAATCTATGGGCGTCGGTGCGCGCGAGGCCGGGGCTCCCGCGGCCCGGTTCAGAGCTGCGCTATTTGACGGCGGCGATCCCGGTCGTGGCCGACGACGATCCCGAAGTGTTCCTGGCGCTCGCGCGGGCGGTGCTAGCACGAGCCGCGGGGGGCGAGCATCAATATTTGATGCTGGGACTGCACGAGCGCGATCCGTTCTTGCCCGCCGCGCGGCGGTTGGGAGGTAGAACGTACGCGGGTCGGTTATACTTGGCTTGCTGGAATGACGGCGAGGAATTGCGCGAGCGAGTCGACGATCGCCCGCCATACATGGAACTTGGATGCATGTAACGGGCGACGGGCGTCAGAACACGAACGGCGCCGTGTTTTGAATGCGCCGACTTCACAACAGAGGGTAGACAATGCGACTTCAGGGGCGTCTGCGGCAGGTTGCCGACATTAGGAAACGCGAGCGAAATCAGATGTTCGCTCTGATGAATCGGCATTTTGCCAATGTGCAACGCGCGCAGTTCGACGCCGATTTGGATGAGAAGCGGTGGGCGATTCAAGTGGTCTGTCCGGCGACAGGCAAAATTCGCGGCTTTTCGACGCAGACGCTGATCGAGCAGCGGTTTGAGGGGCGGCCGATCCTGGCCGTCTTCTCCGGCGACACGATCGTCGATCCCGGCCATTGGGGGCAGAACCTCGTCGCCCAGGTCTGGACGCAATTCGTATTCTCGTTGTTCGATGCCTATCCCTACGCTGAACTTTATTGGTTCCTGATTTCGAACAGCTTTCGCACCTATCGCTATTTGCCTGTCTTCTTCCAAGAGTTCTATCCCTCGTTCCGCGAGCCGACGCCCGATTGGGCAGTGCGGCTGATTGACGCCCTGGCTGGCCCGCGGTATCCGACGGCCTACGACTCGGCGACGGGCGTCGTGCACGGGCATTTGTGGTCCGGCTGCCGGCCGCGGAGCGCCATCGCCGGAGTGACACCCGAGCGCATGCGCGATCCGCATATCGAGTTCTTCGCCGAGCGAAACCCGGGCTACGTTCACGGCGACGAACTCTGCTGCATCGCTCCATTGACGATCGAGAACTTCACCATGGCTGCGCAGCGGATCGTCGGGCCATCAAGGGAATTGCTGCCGGTGCGACTCTGATCTAACTCGTCTGGCGGATGGCGAACCGTCGGTTTGTGTCGAAGATCGCGAGCGCACGTCCCGACGCTGGCAGCGTCGGCGACGATGTCATGCCATGCGTAAGATCTCAACCGACGCAGGGCGCACGCTCACGCCGCCGGCTCGTTCAGTTCCTTGAGCGCGTCAATTGCCTTGGGGCGGGTGGCGGGCCAGAGCCAAGCGGTCTTTAGCCGAAATCCGGTCACCGCACTCGATACGAGCCAGCCGTCGAGTTCGGCAATCTGCTCGTAATTCTGCTTGTCGGTAAGAACGTAAAGCTCAACATGTTCCGACATTGGATCGATCACCCAATACTCGCGCACCCCCGCGGCCTCGTATTCCAAATACTTGATGCGCCAGTCGCGCGCCTCACTCTCGGGGGAAACGATCTCCATGATCATGTCGGGTGCGCCCTCGACGTGATTCTCGCGGACTCGATCCGCGCGAGCGTTGGAAACGAACAGAATGTCGGGCTGGCGACGAGTGCGCTGCTGCGCGAAACGCACTTGCGATTCGGGACCCAATATGATCCCGAGGTCGCGCTGTTCGTTGAAGTCACCTAACAATCGTGCGAGCCAGTGGAACAGCTTCGTATGCCGGTTGCTCACGGGCGACATCATAAACAGTTCTCCTTCGGCCCATTCGGCGCGGCTGTCTTCCTTGAAGCACCAGGCGACGAATTCATCTTCCGTCATGCGCTGCTTGGGCACGATAGGCAAATCGAATAATGCCGCATTGGCGAGCGAGTCTTCGTGTGTTGACATGGCGGAAACTCCTTCATGCTCAGGATATATCGCCGATTGTAGGCGGGCAACAAGCGGCCGAGGCGTTTGCCATTTTTAAATTCGCCGAAATGAATGAAATTCGCGCAACGCCACTTGCAATGCCTAATCGGCTCCGATAGAATCACACGAATAATGAGAATGAGTCTCAATTACCTTAGAGGTTTTCACAAGAAGCCGCTAGTATGAATGAGTTGATTCCCCTCGATCGCCTGCAATCCGGTGAAGTTGCCCAAGTCGTGGAAATCGTAGGGCGGCCCGAACAGGTTCAGCGTATCAATGAACTTGGAATTCGCGGGGGCGTGGAAGTGGCCGTTGTCCGCTCCGGCAAACCCTGCATCCTCCGGCTGGCGGGCCAGACGCTCTGCTTCCGCGCTAACGAATTTCTCAATGTGCTGGTCCGGCCCGCCGTGCCTGCTTAAATGTGGAGCGCCGAGCCAAGGCGAATTGTCTCGGCGCAATCGGGTGTTTGGCCAATGTGGCTGAATGAATTGGCGATCGGGGGCAGCGCTCGGGTGACGCGAGTTACGGGGGCGGACGAGATCAGCACGCGCCTTCTGGAAATGGGCCTCACACCTGGCATCACGCTTGCCGTTCTCGGCGCCGCTCCCTTGGGCGACCCCATCGAATTGGATCTGCGCGGCTACCGGCTCAGTATTCGCAAGTCGGAAGCCGCCCGCATTGAAGTCGAAGCCTTGTAGCGATTGGTCGACAACTTGTCACCTCGTTCTCAACCATGCCTGCCACCAGCACGCCAATCAAGACGCTGACGGTGGCCTTGATCGGCAATCCAAACACCGGCAAATCGACGCTGTTCACGGCATTGGCCGGCGTGCGACAACGGATCGGTAATTATCCGGGCGTGACGGTCGAGAAGAAGTTGGGCCAGATGGAATTCGGCGGCCAGCGGTTCGCCTTGGTCGATCTGCCGGGCACATACAGTCTCGCTCCGCGATCGCCCGACGAAATGGTGGCGGTCGATGTCTTGCTCGGCCGTCGAAGCGATGTGCCGCCGCCGGATGTTGTGCTCTGCATTGTCGATGCCAGCAATCTCGAGCGGAACCTGTATCTCGTTAGCCAGGTGCTCGAACTTGGGCTGCCGACGATCGTTGCTCTGAACATGATCGACGTTGCTTCCGAACGAGGCGTCAAGATCGACGTTGGCCGAATCGCCGAGCGGCTGGGCATTCTGGTGATCGAAGTGCAGGCAAATCGGCGGCGTGGAATCGGTAAGGTTAGGACCGCGCTTGCCGAGGCGATCGGTCGCCCGCGACGGATTGCCACCAGCCCACTGCCGGCCGCGTTCGGCGCGGAGGTGACTCGGCTTGAATCCCTGCTCGCCGCCAATTGCCAACCGATCAACGGCGTCTGCCCTTGGCCGAGGTATTTAGTCGAGCGGCTGCTGCTCGATACGAGTGGTTATCTCGAACAGTCGGCGGTCGCGGGCGGCAATGGCGATTTGCGCCCGGCGCTCGAGGCCGCTCGCCGACGTCTGGCCGAAGCGGACTGTCCTGTCCCGGCGGTCGAAGCGCTGGCCCGCTACGCATGGATCGGCAAGACTCTCGATGGCGCCGTCGCCCGGCCTGCGGTGCGCACCCTGTCGGCCACGGACCGGCTCGATCGCATCTTGACTAATCGCATTTGGGGCACGCTCGTGTTTGCCCTGTTGATGCTGGTGGTCTTTTCGTCGATCTTCGTCGCCGCCAAACCGATCATGGAAGTGATCGACGGCGGCGTGAAGTGGCTTGGCGAACAAGTCGAGGCGGCCTTGCCGGAAGGAGCGCTCCAATCGCTTTTGTCGAAAGGGATCATCGCCGGGGCGGGGAGCGTGATCGTGTTTCTGCCGCAGATACTGATCCTGTTTTGCTTCATCGCCATCTTGGAAGATTGCGGCTACATGGCCCGAGCCGCGTATCTGATGGACCGGCTGATGGTCCGCGTGGGGTTGAGCGGCAAGTCGTTTATTCCGCTGCTTTCGTCGTTCGCCTGCGCGATTCCTGGCGTGATGGCGACGCGGGTGATCGAGAACCGCCGCGACCGTCTCACGACGATCCTGGTCGCGCCGCTGATGAGCTGCTCGGCTCGATTGCCGGTCTATACGCTTCTGATCGGCGCGTTCATTCCGAGTCGGACCTTCCTGGGCGGGTGGATCGGGCTGCAAGGGCTGACGCTGTTTGCCATGTATCTGGTCGGGATCGTCACGGCCGTGATGGTCGCTCTGGCGCTCAAAAAGACGCTGCTTCGCGGGGCCACTCCGCCGTTCGTGATGGAATTGCCGCCCTACAAAATCCCCTCGCCGTCGATCGTGTTGCACAGGATGTTCGAGCGCGGCTGGTCGTTCGTCCGCCGCGCGGGGACGCTGATTGTCGCTGTGGCAGTGGTCGTTTGGGCGCTGCTTTATTATCCGCACAATCCCGCGACCGTTTCCGTGGATCTCCAGCAGCAACAGGCTCGTTTGGAAGCGCGATTGGCTTCAGTGGAAGCTGGCGCTGCGGCAGCCGAAGAGCGAGGGGCGCTCAAGCGAGAGT
This window contains:
- a CDS encoding tyrosine-type recombinase/integrase; its protein translation is MRAWLFQPYARKLKLGAEDCPWSVGWYDPEGRKKSKSVGSKSAAEKHRQRIQGQLAAGTYEDVSRKRWDEFEAEFESKVMAGMEDGTREATRHALNHFIRITRPMKMQAITSKTIADYIAARRLEPKHRPRPAKRNSERPRPATGTVARVSPATINKELRTIRATLNKAARWGYLAKTPEIEFLREPGKLPIYIPPEHFAKLYRSCDSARWPAQQPYAAADWWRGLLMMAYMTGWRIGSLLAVRWDDVDLKAATAVSRHDDNKGKRDQKTPLYPIVVEHLAKLVGFDSKVFPWPYSRRSIWTEFEKIGLAAGVRPEDRKKPHYTFHDLRRSFATMNAAALTPEALTCLMGHTDHQTTQRYINLAEQLRPRQFKLFVPPTTVVADAG
- a CDS encoding Uma2 family endonuclease is translated as MSTHEDSLANAALFDLPIVPKQRMTEDEFVAWCFKEDSRAEWAEGELFMMSPVSNRHTKLFHWLARLLGDFNEQRDLGIILGPESQVRFAQQRTRRQPDILFVSNARADRVRENHVEGAPDMIMEIVSPESEARDWRIKYLEYEAAGVREYWVIDPMSEHVELYVLTDKQNYEQIAELDGWLVSSAVTGFRLKTAWLWPATRPKAIDALKELNEPAA
- a CDS encoding FeoA family protein, translated to MNELIPLDRLQSGEVAQVVEIVGRPEQVQRINELGIRGGVEVAVVRSGKPCILRLAGQTLCFRANEFLNVLVRPAVPA
- a CDS encoding ferrous iron transport protein A, producing MWLNELAIGGSARVTRVTGADEISTRLLEMGLTPGITLAVLGAAPLGDPIELDLRGYRLSIRKSEAARIEVEAL
- the feoB gene encoding ferrous iron transport protein B; amino-acid sequence: MPATSTPIKTLTVALIGNPNTGKSTLFTALAGVRQRIGNYPGVTVEKKLGQMEFGGQRFALVDLPGTYSLAPRSPDEMVAVDVLLGRRSDVPPPDVVLCIVDASNLERNLYLVSQVLELGLPTIVALNMIDVASERGVKIDVGRIAERLGILVIEVQANRRRGIGKVRTALAEAIGRPRRIATSPLPAAFGAEVTRLESLLAANCQPINGVCPWPRYLVERLLLDTSGYLEQSAVAGGNGDLRPALEAARRRLAEADCPVPAVEALARYAWIGKTLDGAVARPAVRTLSATDRLDRILTNRIWGTLVFALLMLVVFSSIFVAAKPIMEVIDGGVKWLGEQVEAALPEGALQSLLSKGIIAGAGSVIVFLPQILILFCFIAILEDCGYMARAAYLMDRLMVRVGLSGKSFIPLLSSFACAIPGVMATRVIENRRDRLTTILVAPLMSCSARLPVYTLLIGAFIPSRTFLGGWIGLQGLTLFAMYLVGIVTAVMVALALKKTLLRGATPPFVMELPPYKIPSPSIVLHRMFERGWSFVRRAGTLIVAVAVVVWALLYYPHNPATVSVDLQQQQARLEARLASVEAGAAAAEERGALKRELARFSSEPERKKLEAGAYQRQSWLAWMGHGIEPAVRPLGWDWRIGCAAIASFPAREVVLGTLGVIYNLGDDVDIHDNEGQTQLQAELQRATWDGTERRVFNVPVALSLMVFFALCAQCAATLAVIKRETNSWGWPIFTFTYMTVLAYLGALATFQVGMWLTTG